The Primulina eburnea isolate SZY01 chromosome 13, ASM2296580v1, whole genome shotgun sequence genome includes a region encoding these proteins:
- the LOC140808685 gene encoding WAT1-related protein At1g70260-like: MCGTPLELLIPLQVASHLSEKLPSIFFSPFSFKKSDVSIILIKEKLNRSAKNARKKKDREGMRETTGGGLKAAAGAMVLVEGCIIVLTIMASTAMARGMSPFVFVVYTNALGSILLVPYSYFYDKDDYRSEEPFLTLRFLLRVFLLGLIGVTIAQNLAFVGLSYSSPIVACGMANQIPALSFILAIFLRTTKFDWKKPSSQARLIGTLISFMGAITLSLYKGPSIKNHTSPSLALRTAAVVVAPPPPRLLVFSSIHENWVLGCVLFASASFVISVWNIVQVGTIKMCPKVMKIITFYTLFGTIQSAVLALFMERDLDAWRLELNLELLIIILTAIFSSVIRSSVQIWCTRMKGPYFVPIFKPFGIPYASTFGCLLFSDTFHYGSMMGAFICGIGYYTVLWGQIKDEELQKLERGKISSIDDQKAPLLQDQDSRV; this comes from the exons ATGTGTGGAACGCCACTCGAGTTGCTCATTCCCCTTCAAGTAGCTTCACACCTCTCTGAAAAGTTGCCCTCCAtttttttttctcctttttCATTCAAAAAATCGGACGTTTCCATCATATTAATAAAGGAGAAACTAAATCGATCAGCTAAAAACGCAAGAAAGAAAAAGGATAGAGAAGGAATGAGAGAGACTACTGGAGGTGGTTTGAAGGCGGCGGCGGGCGCCATGGTATTAGTGGAGGGTTGCATTATCGTTTTAACAATAATGGCTAGCACTGCCATGGCTAGAGGGATGAGCCCTTTTGTCTTCGTTGTGTATACGAATGCTCTGGGATCAATATTACTTGTTCCGTATTCATACTTTTACGATAAAGATGATTATAG ATCGGAAGAGCCATTCTTGACTTTACGTTTTCTACTGCGAGTCTTCTTACTTGGATTGATCGG GGTGACGATAGCTCAGAATCTTGCATTTGTTGGTCTAAGTTACAGCTCTCCTATTGTGGCTTGTGGCATGGCTAACCAGATTCCTGCTCTCTCTTTCATTTTAGCAATATTCCTaag GACAACAAAATTTGATTGGAAAAAGCCTAGCAGCCAGGCAAGACTAATTGGCACCTTAATATCTTTTATGGGTGCGATAACACTCAGTCTTTACAAAGGTCCTTCAATAAAGAACCACACATCTCCCTCACTAGCCTTAAGGACTGCGGCAGTGGTGGTGGCACCGCCACCTCCACGGCTTCTCGTCTTCTCTTCAATACATGAAAACTGGGTTCTTGGATGCGTTTTATTTGCTTCTGCTTCTTTTGTTATTTCCGTATGGAACATTGTACAG GTTGGAACTATCAAAATGTGCccaaaagtgatgaaaataatcactTTTTATACCTTATTTGGGACCATCCAATCGGCTGTGCTTGCTTTATTTATGGAAAGAGATCTAGATGCATGGAGATTGGAGCTCAATTTAGAATTATTGATTATCATTTTAACA GCAATTTTTAGCAGTGTGATTCGTAGTAGCGTTCAAATATGGTGCACGCGCATGAAGGGGCCGTATTTTGTCCCCattttcaagccatttggaaTTCCGTACGCAAGCACTTTCGGTTGTTTACTCTTTTCTGATACTTTCCATTATGGCAG CATGATGGGAGCATTTATATGTGGAATTGGCTACTACACTGTGTTGTGGGGACAAATTAAAGATGAAGAGCTACAAAAACTCGAAAGGGGCAAGATTTCTTCAATCGATGATCAGAAAGCCCCACTTCTTCAAGATCAAGACTCTCGAGTATGA